In the Rhodoferax fermentans genome, TCAACAAGAAGAAACCAAAATAAAACAGCGTACCGGCTTGTGACACACGGTTAGCGATGTCAGACGGCGGCTGGATACCCAGGTAGCCCAGCACCAGGAAGTCGATCACAAACACGGCGTACAGGTACTTGTGCCAAGTGGGGCGATAGCGAATGGACTTGACCTGACTGTTGTCCAACCAGGGCAGGAAGAACAGGATCACGACACCGCCACCCATGGCGACCACACCCCAGAACTTGGCTTCGATCAACAGCATCAAGGCCACGATCACCACGGCACCCACCGCAATCACGCCCTTGAACAGGGTCGGCATCTTGACCTTGACCACGGCCAATACAGCGGCCAACACGGTCACAGCCATCAGCACGTACATCAACTCGGATGTCACGGCGCGCAGCATCGAGTAAAACGGTGTGAAGTACCAGACTGGCGCAATGTGAGCCGGTGTCACATAAGGATTGGCCGGGATGAAGTTGTTGTACTCCAGGAAGTACCCACCCATTTCAGGCGCAAAGAAAATGATGGCCGAGAACACGAACAGGAACACACTGACACCAAAAATGTCATGCACCGTGTAGTACGGATGAAACGGGATGCCATCGCGCGGGATACCGTTTTCGTCTTTGTTGGCCTTGATTTCCACACCATCGGGGTTGTTCGAGCCGACTTCATGCAGCGCAATGATGTGCGCCACCACCAGGCCCAGCAGCACTAGGGGCACCGCGATGACGTGGAAACTGAAGAAGCGGTTCAGCGTGGCATCTCCCACCACAAAATCACCACGGATCAGCAACGCCAGATCAGGACCAATGAAGGGAATGGCAGAGAACAAGTTCACGATCACCTGCGCACCCCAGTAGCTCATCTGTCCCCAGGGCAGCAGGTAGCCCATGAAAGCTTCGGCCATCAGCGCCAGGAAAATGCCGCAGCCGAACAGCCAGACCAATTCACGCGGTTTGCGGTAACTGCCGTACAGCAAACCACGGAACATGTGCAAATAGACCATCAGGAAGAAGGCCGAAGCACCGGTGGAGTGCATGTAACGGATCAGCCAGCCCCAGGGCACATCACGCATGATGTACTCCACCGAGGCAAATGCCAGCGCAGCGTCCGGCTTGTAGTGCATCACCAGGAAAATGCCGGTGACGATCTGAATCACCAACACCAGCAGCGACAGGGAACCAAAGATGTACCAGACGTTGAAGTTCTTCGGCGCGTAGTACTCACTCATGTGCTCTTTGAAGAGCTTGGACAAGGGGAACCGGTTGTCCACCCAGTTCAGCGCCTTGGCGGACAAGGGCGCGTTCGGGGAAATTTCGTGGAATTCTGCCATGTCAATAGTCCTCAAGCTTTCTTGTCGTCACCGATCAGCAACTTGCTGTCTGACAGGTACATGTGGGGAGGAATCTCAAGATTGTCGGGTGCCGGCTTGTTCTTGAACACCCGCCCCGCCAAGTCAAAGGTTGAGCCATGGCACGGGCACAAGAAGCCACCTTGCCAGTCATCCGGCAAAGACGGCTGCGGGCCTGCCTGAAACTTGTCCGACGGTGAGCAGCCCAGATGGGTGCAAATGCCAATGGTCACCAGGTATTCGGGTTTGATCGAGCGGGTGGCGTTACGTGCATACGCAGGCGCCTGCTCATCGGGCTTGCGGGTGGATGCAGGATCAACCAGTTGATCGTCCAGTTTGGGCAAAGCAGCCAGCATCTCGGGTGTGCGACGCACAATCCAGACCGGCTTGCCACGCCATTCCACCGTCATTTTTTCGCCCGGCTTCAAGGCTGAAATATCAGCCTCTACCGCTGCGCCAGCGGCCTTGGCTCGCTCCGAGGGTTGAAACGACGCCACAAAAGGCGCCACAACGGCAGCTGTGCCAAGCGCGCCCACTGCGCTGGAAGCAATCAGCCACGTTCGTTTTTCGGCGTCGACCAAACCGTTTTTAACAACAGATTCACTCATGGGCATCCTCAATGATAAAAACCACACCAAATCAAAGGGTAGGATTGTAGCTGAGCCACCCTTTGCTCAGGCGCCGCCCGCAGGCGGCATTCAGCCTTATCCGCCGCTTTCACGCCGCAAACACCCCAGCAACTGCGCCATACGCACCGCCTCGATCAGGCTCGATGCATCGGCACGCCCAGTGCCCGCCAGGTCAAAAGCAGTGCCGTGGTCCGGGCTGGTGCGCACGAGTGGCAAACCCAGGGTCACATTGACGCCTTTGTCCACGCCCAGATATTTCACAGGAATCAGGCCCTGATCGTGGTACATCGCCAACACCACGTCGAATTCACCGTCCCGACCGGCCTGAGCGCGTGCACGCATGAAAATCGTGTCAGGGGCTTGTGGCTCGCTGGCGTTGACCCCTTGCCGGCGCGCCGCAGCCACGGCCGGGGCGATGATGGTCTGTTCTTCGGTGCCAAACAGCCCGCCCTCACCCGCATGCGGATTCAGAGCTGCCACACCAATCCGAGGGGCACGCCCCAAAATCGGCAGCAGCGCATGGTGGGTGATCAGCAGACTTTGCAACACGTTTTCAAACGTCACCGCCGCCAAGGCATCACGCAAGGACACATGGATGCTGACCAGCACCACGCGCAACTCATCGTTGGCCAGCATCATGCGCACCGGGCACTGGTCCACCGGCAGACCTTGGTGTTTGGCGGCCAGGGCCTGCAGCAATTCCGTGTGGCCGGGAAAGGCCGCATATGGCGCCCCCGCCAGCGACAGCGCCGCCTTGTTAAGCGGAGCCGTCACCAGGCCCGCCACCTCACCACGCAGTGCTGCATTGGCAGCCCAGACCACCGCGTCACCCGCCATCTGGCCAGCGCGGGCACTGAGCTGCCCAAAAGGTTCGGGTGGCAAGCTGCTGGCCTCTATCGGCAATACCGGCACACACCGGGGTGGGCAGGACAGCGCCTCCTGGGCATGCGACAACACCAGCACCGGCAGCACCACACCCTCACCGGCCACGCAGGACGCCGCACGGCGCATGGTGGCCACATCCCCCACCACAAAACAGCCACGGGTCTCCTGCGGCGCATCACGAAAGGCCTTGACGATGATTTCCGGGCCGATACCGGCCGGGTCACCCTGGGTGATGGCCAGAGGCAAGTGCATGCGGGGTTCGCTCATGGAAGATTCTCAGGCTGGGTTGTCAATGTCAATGAACTCGTGCGCCAGCCCCAACAGGCCTGCCACATGGGCCGCCACAGCGGGCGCGCCATATCGCTCGGTGGCGTGGTGGCCACAGGCCAGATAGGCCACGCCACATTCGCGGGCCAGATGCGCTTGTGGCTCGGACAACTCACCGGTGATGAAGGCATCCGCCCCCGCAGCAATGGCCGCCTCAAAATAACTCTGTGCCCCGCCAGAACACCATGCTATATTTTGAATAGCTTTTGACCCTTGACCAACAAGGGCTACAGGCCGATTTAATACAGAAGAGACGTGGTCTGCCAGCGCCTGTGCCGACGCAAAACTCTGCCCATCCACCGGCGCGCCGAGCCAACCCAAGTCCTGCTCACCAAAACGGGCCGTGCCCACCAGCCCGAGCTTGAGGCCCAGCTGGGCGTTGTTACCCAGCTCGGGATTCGCGTCCAGCGGCAGGTGGTAGGCCAGCAGGTTGATGTCGTGCGCCAACAGCAAGGCCAGACGTTGTTTCATCCAGCCGGTGACACAGCCGTTCTGGCCACGCCAGAACAAGCCGTGGTGCACCAGGATCGTGTCGGCCTGGGCGGCAATGGCGGCCTCGATCAGCGCCCGGCTGGCGGTCACGCCCGACACAATTTTGCGGACCTGGGCACCGCCTTCAACCTGCAAACCATTGGGGCCGTAGTCGCGAAACCGCTCAGGTTGGAGCAAGGCATCCAATGTGCCCAGAAGTTCGGTGCGGTGAATCATGACAAAAACCAGGGGAGATGATGCGCACAATGATAAGCCCGTGCGCCAGCGTTAATGCAGTTGTTCAGGAGGTGATTCGGGCTCCAGCTCTGCATCACAGTCACAACCAACCCCTGCAGCCACCCAGCGCTTGGCCACACGACCCAAGCCGACCGCCAGCAGCGAGGTGCTCGGCTTCAGCCAGGGTGGCAAGCGCGCTGCCAGCACCTCTTGCGGCGCGGTGATGGCACCACACCGGTACAGGCTAGCCTCGGCCTGCCAGCGCAGAGCGCGACATGGCCCCTGGCGGTGACCCGACAGCAACACCCCGAGTGGACAGGGCGCCAGCAGGCAACACACCCCACAGCCGTTGCAAGGCGCGCCCAGCGCGGGTTTGGCAGGGGCGTCGGCAAAAATAAGGACGTGTTGTGTCGGAACGGGCATTGAAATGGGAGGCTAAACCTACAATTTGATTCCATCACAAAAGTGGGCTGCGCCCCAGAAAATTCCATGAAACGTCTTTGGTTGTTGTTTTCACAAACGGTCACCGTCTTGTTGGCCGCTTATTTTGTGGTGGGCACCCTCAAGCCAGGGTGGCTGCCATCGCGCGGTGTGAGTTCGGCGGTGGCGGTGCTGGAAGCACCCGAACCCGGCACCGGGGTGGTACCTGCGGGCAGCTTCCGGCTGGCAGCGCAGAAAGCCTCCTCGGCGGTGGTGAGCATCAACATCAGCAAAAATGCCCGGCCCAACCCGCAGAACAACGACCCCTGGTTCAGATTCTTCTTTGGTGAACAACAAGACCAGGCGCAGATGGGCCTGGGCAGTGGCGTCATTGTCAGCGCCGACGGTTACATCCTGACCAACAACCATGTGGTCGAGGGTGCCGACGAGATCGAGGTGTTCCTCAACGACAGCCGCAAGGCGCGCGCCAAGGTGATTGGCACCGACCCGGACTCCGACCTGGCGGTGCTGAAGATCGACCTGGACCGGCTGCCAGTGATTGTGCTGGGCAATGCCAGCACCCTGCAGGTGGGTGACCAGGTGCTGGCCATCGGCAACCCGTTTGGTGTGGGTCAGACCGTGACCAGCGGCATTGTCAGTGCGCTGGGGCGCAACCAGCTGGGCATCAACACCTTTGAGAACTTCA is a window encoding:
- the petA gene encoding ubiquinol-cytochrome c reductase iron-sulfur subunit encodes the protein MSESVVKNGLVDAEKRTWLIASSAVGALGTAAVVAPFVASFQPSERAKAAGAAVEADISALKPGEKMTVEWRGKPVWIVRRTPEMLAALPKLDDQLVDPASTRKPDEQAPAYARNATRSIKPEYLVTIGICTHLGCSPSDKFQAGPQPSLPDDWQGGFLCPCHGSTFDLAGRVFKNKPAPDNLEIPPHMYLSDSKLLIGDDKKA
- a CDS encoding S1C family serine protease — its product is MKRLWLLFSQTVTVLLAAYFVVGTLKPGWLPSRGVSSAVAVLEAPEPGTGVVPAGSFRLAAQKASSAVVSINISKNARPNPQNNDPWFRFFFGEQQDQAQMGLGSGVIVSADGYILTNNHVVEGADEIEVFLNDSRKARAKVIGTDPDSDLAVLKIDLDRLPVIVLGNASTLQVGDQVLAIGNPFGVGQTVTSGIVSALGRNQLGINTFENFIQTDAAINPGNSGGALVDTNGNLLGINTAIYSRSGGSMGIGFAIPVSTAKMVLEGIVKDGQVTRGWIGVEPNELNAELAQTFGVKADHGVIITGVLQNGPAAQGGMKPGDVVTRVANQDVHNVAEMLSLVAALKPGQTESFEVQRADGRVTLNIAPGVRPRPRQRVQ
- a CDS encoding cytochrome b, encoding MAEFHEISPNAPLSAKALNWVDNRFPLSKLFKEHMSEYYAPKNFNVWYIFGSLSLLVLVIQIVTGIFLVMHYKPDAALAFASVEYIMRDVPWGWLIRYMHSTGASAFFLMVYLHMFRGLLYGSYRKPRELVWLFGCGIFLALMAEAFMGYLLPWGQMSYWGAQVIVNLFSAIPFIGPDLALLIRGDFVVGDATLNRFFSFHVIAVPLVLLGLVVAHIIALHEVGSNNPDGVEIKANKDENGIPRDGIPFHPYYTVHDIFGVSVFLFVFSAIIFFAPEMGGYFLEYNNFIPANPYVTPAHIAPVWYFTPFYSMLRAVTSELMYVLMAVTVLAAVLAVVKVKMPTLFKGVIAVGAVVIVALMLLIEAKFWGVVAMGGGVVILFFLPWLDNSQVKSIRYRPTWHKYLYAVFVIDFLVLGYLGIQPPSDIANRVSQAGTLFYFGFFLLMPWWSRMGAFKPVPSRVVYKPH
- a CDS encoding Nif3-like dinuclear metal center hexameric protein; translated protein: MIHRTELLGTLDALLQPERFRDYGPNGLQVEGGAQVRKIVSGVTASRALIEAAIAAQADTILVHHGLFWRGQNGCVTGWMKQRLALLLAHDINLLAYHLPLDANPELGNNAQLGLKLGLVGTARFGEQDLGWLGAPVDGQSFASAQALADHVSSVLNRPVALVGQGSKAIQNIAWCSGGAQSYFEAAIAAGADAFITGELSEPQAHLARECGVAYLACGHHATERYGAPAVAAHVAGLLGLAHEFIDIDNPA
- the pdxA gene encoding 4-hydroxythreonine-4-phosphate dehydrogenase PdxA is translated as MSEPRMHLPLAITQGDPAGIGPEIIVKAFRDAPQETRGCFVVGDVATMRRAASCVAGEGVVLPVLVLSHAQEALSCPPRCVPVLPIEASSLPPEPFGQLSARAGQMAGDAVVWAANAALRGEVAGLVTAPLNKAALSLAGAPYAAFPGHTELLQALAAKHQGLPVDQCPVRMMLANDELRVVLVSIHVSLRDALAAVTFENVLQSLLITHHALLPILGRAPRIGVAALNPHAGEGGLFGTEEQTIIAPAVAAARRQGVNASEPQAPDTIFMRARAQAGRDGEFDVVLAMYHDQGLIPVKYLGVDKGVNVTLGLPLVRTSPDHGTAFDLAGTGRADASSLIEAVRMAQLLGCLRRESGG